A single window of Candidatus Zixiibacteriota bacterium DNA harbors:
- a CDS encoding GNAT family N-acetyltransferase, translating into MNDDRLAIVPLADLTATELQHLQSRPLSGPFFLPELLALWRDCFRWQGIGLRCGRILLVGFIKRSLLGRHFYSMPFGMYGGLYGEANPAPIADWITSQRFAEVRIIQPDSASNNFGALVARELRAHLVDLTASLDYSDNTARNLRKAASSGFDVRLLDSSAKIPALAMLARHEKRTGELRRLPVAAYDHLLANLRSEPPGIIAGGLYQGEQLVALQIFFVSRLDAFYFDGFALPEALQSGGNFYLLDSMISHFRAAGLQHLNLGASPPGDAGLLRFKSGFGAAEFVYREYSAVSGLKHFADRLRGRP; encoded by the coding sequence ATGAACGATGATCGCCTCGCCATCGTTCCGCTCGCTGACCTGACCGCCACCGAACTGCAACACCTCCAGAGCCGCCCCCTCTCCGGCCCGTTCTTTCTTCCCGAACTCCTCGCGCTTTGGCGCGATTGCTTCCGCTGGCAGGGAATCGGTCTCCGTTGCGGCCGGATCCTGCTCGTCGGCTTTATCAAAAGATCGCTCCTTGGCCGCCACTTCTATTCCATGCCCTTCGGAATGTATGGTGGTCTTTATGGCGAAGCCAATCCCGCTCCAATTGCCGACTGGATCACTTCTCAGCGCTTCGCCGAAGTCCGCATTATTCAACCTGACTCGGCGTCCAATAACTTCGGCGCTCTCGTCGCCCGTGAACTTCGCGCGCACCTGGTTGACCTGACCGCGTCCCTTGATTACTCCGACAACACCGCGCGCAATCTTCGCAAAGCCGCCTCGTCCGGCTTCGATGTTCGCTTGCTGGATTCCTCCGCAAAAATCCCCGCCCTCGCTATGCTCGCCCGCCACGAAAAGCGCACCGGTGAGCTTCGCCGGCTGCCCGTCGCCGCCTACGATCATCTCCTCGCCAACCTCAGATCCGAACCGCCCGGCATCATCGCCGGCGGTCTCTATCAGGGCGAACAACTCGTCGCGCTGCAAATCTTCTTCGTCAGTCGCCTCGACGCCTTCTATTTCGACGGTTTCGCGTTGCCGGAGGCCTTGCAGTCGGGCGGAAATTTCTATTTGTTGGATTCGATGATCTCACATTTCCGCGCCGCGGGGCTGCAACACCTTAATCTCGGCGCGTCACCGCCAGGCGACGCCGGCCTCCTGCGCTTCAAGTCGGGTTTCGGCGCCGCTGAATTCGTCTACCGCGAATACTCTGCGGTTTCCGGTCTCAAGCATTTTGCCGACCGACTGCGGGGCCGCCCATGA